The following coding sequences are from one Trichocoleus sp. window:
- a CDS encoding phycobilisome rod-core linker polypeptide, with the protein MALPLLDYKLSTQNQRVSSFGKSDEDEDTPYIYRIENAASDAELREVIWAAYRQVFSEHQILKFNRLSALESQLKNRAISVRDFVRGLAKSERFYSQVVSVNDNYRLVEICLKRLLGRAPYNQDEKIAWSIKVATLGYYGFIDALIDSEEYTNAFGDNTVPYQRKRMESRPFNLVTPRYGEDFREKVGTVRTDWRFVVEKFYTRKFQERQLAEGDPRKYRDMASSIAAKGNYAQNLRAADVDYLNKVPYRGRR; encoded by the coding sequence CCAGCTTTGGCAAGTCCGACGAAGATGAAGATACGCCCTATATCTATCGCATAGAAAATGCTGCTTCTGATGCTGAGCTGCGCGAAGTGATTTGGGCAGCATATCGGCAAGTATTCAGCGAGCATCAGATCCTCAAGTTCAACCGCCTGTCTGCGTTGGAATCCCAGTTGAAAAACCGGGCAATCAGTGTGCGTGATTTTGTTCGTGGCTTGGCAAAATCTGAGCGGTTTTATAGTCAGGTTGTTTCAGTTAACGACAACTATCGTCTAGTTGAAATTTGCTTAAAGCGGTTGTTGGGCCGTGCACCTTACAATCAAGATGAAAAAATTGCTTGGTCGATCAAGGTTGCAACTCTTGGTTACTACGGTTTCATTGATGCACTGATTGACAGTGAGGAATATACCAACGCTTTTGGTGACAACACCGTGCCATACCAGCGCAAGCGGATGGAATCACGTCCTTTTAACCTGGTCACACCTCGCTACGGTGAGGACTTCCGCGAAAAAGTGGGCACAGTCAGAACTGATTGGCGGTTTGTGGTGGAGAAATTCTACACGCGCAAATTCCAGGAGCGTCAACTGGCAGAAGGTGATCCCCGCAAATACCGCGATATGGCATCTTCAATTGCTGCAAAAGGCAACTATGCTCAAAACCTCCGTGCTGCAGATGTAGACTATCTCAACAAAGTGCCTTACCGGGGTAGACGGTAA
- the glyQ gene encoding glycine--tRNA ligase subunit alpha, whose protein sequence is MNFQSVIATLHQFWSDRGCLIVQPYDTEKGAGTKSPHTFLRAIGPEPWSVAYVEPCRRPADGRYGENPNRVQHYYQYQVLIKPSPDNVLEIYLDSLRALGIQPEDHDIRFVEDNWEDAAVGAWGVGWEVWLDGMEVTQFTYFQQCGGIDCRPVSVEITYGLERLTMYLQGVDSIFDIAWNNELTYGDIYLQGEIENSIYNFEASDPERLFTLFGLFEQEAERLMTQGLVLPAFDQVLKCSHTFNLLDARGVISVTERTRYILRIRNLARQIAQLYLKQREEMGFPLLKAVQSKAA, encoded by the coding sequence GTGAATTTTCAGTCGGTGATTGCGACACTACACCAATTTTGGAGCGATCGAGGTTGCTTAATCGTTCAACCTTACGATACCGAGAAGGGAGCGGGGACGAAAAGCCCACATACATTCTTGCGAGCGATTGGACCTGAACCGTGGTCAGTTGCTTACGTTGAGCCTTGCCGCCGTCCTGCTGATGGGCGATATGGAGAGAATCCTAATCGAGTACAGCACTACTATCAATATCAGGTGCTGATCAAGCCATCACCAGATAATGTACTGGAGATTTATCTAGATTCACTGAGAGCATTAGGAATTCAGCCTGAAGATCATGATATTCGGTTTGTTGAGGATAACTGGGAAGATGCAGCAGTTGGGGCATGGGGTGTTGGGTGGGAAGTCTGGCTAGACGGTATGGAGGTTACTCAGTTCACCTACTTCCAACAATGTGGTGGAATTGACTGCCGCCCTGTCTCAGTTGAGATTACTTATGGATTAGAGCGATTGACCATGTATCTCCAGGGCGTTGATTCGATCTTTGATATTGCCTGGAATAATGAACTAACTTATGGGGACATTTACCTGCAAGGCGAAATCGAAAATTCGATTTATAACTTTGAGGCTTCAGATCCGGAGCGACTGTTTACTCTGTTTGGTTTGTTTGAGCAAGAAGCAGAACGCCTGATGACGCAGGGGCTTGTTTTGCCTGCATTTGACCAAGTGCTGAAGTGTTCTCACACCTTCAACCTTTTGGACGCACGAGGTGTTATTTCTGTCACAGAGCGAACCCGCTACATTTTAAGAATTCGGAATTTAGCTCGACAAATCGCGCAACTCTATCTGAAGCAGCGGGAAGAAATGGGGTTCCCACTACTTAAAGCTGTACAGTCCAAGGCTGCTTAA